A region from the Vicia villosa cultivar HV-30 ecotype Madison, WI linkage group LG3, Vvil1.0, whole genome shotgun sequence genome encodes:
- the LOC131659288 gene encoding uncharacterized protein LOC131659288 produces MANSVTVNKKTTKHTFSCSFYREDITPLVRLSTRVTGQNLDEFRKTYGHILLMLTTRIDEWGLYTLLQFYDSELRCFTFQDYQLAPTLEEYAHILQIKVPHKDNWKPNGGTHGFYVKFLMREAETLADKEKWKEFNALLAVMIYGLVMFPNIPNFVDLTAICLFMDQNPVPTLLADTYYAIHSRYGKKGSVGGCLPILYEWFSSHLPKSGAFVTTRDSQKWPQRIMGLTANDIVWYHLRTDIEQVITRCGSFGNVPLIGTKGVINYNPKLALRQLGFALKDKPLEKEIFESVCFEKGTDPEGLEKVRSAWNKIHTEDRTTLGGKNAIAKKAYTEWVEERVKERLLPFPKVSPLYEQPPEILTATVPAEEYNQVHVENIRVQKRARTEKGERATTVRIEDHQRVIEEAVKKAEEKLKQEYREDLRAHKLRVEKEARAERVAIKKKLEEEITQRLAVETQLKGSHLRSARLTEENAKLRNQIAEMESTSEKNTLPDCKGCESLVAHCDMLDGQLFRKDVVIQSFVKGRDREVTKKMFDETKKWSDEHFKQGGPLFYTQMD; encoded by the exons ATGGCTAACAGTGTGACCGTCAACAAAAAGACTACGAAGCATACCTTCTCTTGCAGTTTCTACCGTGAGGATATAACACCTTTGGTTCGATTGAGCACCCGAGTTACTGGGCAAAATTTGGATGAATTCAGAAAGACTTATGGCCACATTCTGCTTATGTTAACTACTCGTATTGATGAGTGGGGTCTCTACACTCTTCTTCAGTTTTATGATTCTGAGCTGCGCTGCTTTACCTTTCAAGATTACCAACTAGCCCCTACCCTCGAAGAGTATGCACACATTCTTCAAATCAAAGTTCCACATAAG gataactggaagcctaatggtgggaCCCATGGATTCTATGTGAAATTTCTGATGAGGGAAGCTGAAACCCTTGCTGATAAGGAAAAgtggaaagaattcaatgctctccTGGCCGTCATGATCTATGGATTAGTGATGTTTCCGAATATTCCAAATTTTGTTGATCTCACTGCCATTTGTCTCTTCATGGATCAAAATCCTGTACCCACTCTGTTGGCCGACACTTATTATGCCATCCATTCTAGGTATGGAAAAAAGGGATCAGTTGGGGGTTGTTTGCCAATACTGTACGAATGGTTTTCTTCACATTTGCCTAAAAGCGGAGCATTTGTCACTACAAGAGATTCACAAAAGTGGCCCCAAAGGATTATGGGACTTACTGCAAATGATATTGTTTGGTATCACCTCCGAACGGACATCGAGCAAGTTATAACCAGATGTGGAAGTTTTGGCAATGTTCCTCTCATAGGGACAAAAGGAGTTATCAACTATAATCCGAAGCTAGCACTGCGCCAGTTGGGTTTTGCACTGAAGGACAAGCCTTTGGAAAAAGAGATATTTGAGTCcgtttgttttgaaaaaggaaCCGATCCAGAAGGTTTGGAGAAAGTGAGGAGTGCGTGGAACAAAATTCATACAGAAGACCGAACTACCTTGGGGGGAAAGAATGCCATTGCTAAGAAAGCTTATACtgaatgggttgaagaaagaGTTAAGGAGCGCCTgctgcctttcccgaaggttagccCTCTATATGAACAACCACCTGAGATTTTAACTGCCACTGTACCAGCTGAGGAGTACAACCAAGTACATGTGGAGAATATCAG agttcaaaaaaGGGCTAGAACTGAAAAGGGTGAAAGAGCTACCACTGTTCGTATTGAGGACCATCAAAGGGTTATAGAAGAAGCGGTAAAGAAAGCAGAAGAAAAGCTCAAGCAAGAGTACAGAGAAGATTTAAGGGCTCACAAGCTCAGAGtagagaaagaggctagggccgag AGGGTAGCAATcaagaagaagcttgaagaggaaaTTACTCAAAGGTTAGCCGTGGAGACACAACTCAAAGGTAGTCATCTCCGTtccgctcgactaacagaagagaatgcAAAGCTCAGAAACCAGATAGCAGAAATGGAAAGTACATCTGAAAAGAATACCCTCCCTGATTGCAAAGGATGTGAGAGCTTGGTGGCCCACTGTGATATGTTAGATGGGCAGTTGTTTCGCAAAGATGTGGTGATTCAAAGTTTTGTCAAAGGAAGAGACCGAGAAGTGACTAAGAagatgtttgatgaaactaagaagtggagcgacgagcaCTTTAAACAAGGAGGACCTTTGTTTTACACCCAGATGGATTAG
- the LOC131659289 gene encoding uncharacterized protein LOC131659289 has product MDQLRDDLIQMRTQVTAQMAQFMEVMQNMADRQEELRIRMDTVAQVVADPPQRNPADIRVNGESVIGGPGVIPPAANQGNPYGPPQPIPEGQATQQIRRAAAIPVLEEDRHEDLFPESELGFPHDAGRLFRGLEERMRAMEGQGLGMDINDLGLVPGVRVPPKFKVPDFEKYKGNTCPKTHVRAYYRKMHVYSEDEGLLMHFFQDSLTGASLEWYMRLERASIRSWRDLVDAFIKQYQYNVDMAPNRTQLQNLSQKTNESFKEYAQKWRELAARVQPPMLEREMMDLFTNTLEGQYYSACSASSSFAELVMIGERIESGIKAGRIQNPSAASSSSGVVGKKPYNGFAKKREGETSAAYYGKGKSQAHQQVAAVTIPNVPFQQHQQRGYTPRQYQPKAPERTFDPIPMTYAQVLPYLLDLKLVQLRTLATPAKLPPNWDANARCEFHSGAPGHNIENCKALKYQVQNLLDSKAIEFTPTPGPNVVQNPMPPHGSHAANALDCVEDTRLVKDVTELGSLLPLLKVELLRMGLCAGCGELCNDCMATSSVCDKVKNGIQQLIDSGYLQFERTRRPEVFENEINVASIPYTPAKIPIPARAPPLVITSPGPVPYTSEKAIPWNYGGEVFYQGAKYEIKAPVEKEDVDNVVGIGRMTRSGRIFNPPQSTRDDNTEAPAQAKGKGVVEDTVDQGQSSNSEDTMAKEMEEFLKIIKKSEYKVVDQLSQTQSKISILQLLLCSETHRNALLRLLGTAFVPPEISVNQLEGVVSNINAGNGLGFTDADLPSEGRKHNRALHISVECKGTILSRVLVDNGSSLNVLPKSSLMRLDYSGVEIRPSELTVRAFDGSKRSVFGEVDLPVMIGPQLFTITFFVMDIHPAYSCLLGRPWIHAAGAVTSTLHQKLKFATQGKIVTICGEEEHVVSHLASFKYIDVEGEVHETPCQAFEAVQTIKIPYVENKKLGAPMSSLKEAKAVVESGHPEGWGRVLDLPIKQDKGGIGYQLGQSSSNEASKKPGTFIPIKFSSAGIVKDHVCAADDDVDSDYDIEEWIKPCVPGQKLLNWSSEDIISIALDQKSTSPPDSVGNDLAMPRYDFDNPVYTAEEGDEEDCELPDELARLLKQEEKVIEPHQEPIETVNLGTEEMRREVKIGASLNEGVKEKLIGMLKEYSDIFAWSYEDMPGLDTDIVVHRLPLKENSPPVKQKLRRTRPDMSKKIQEEVQKQFDAGFLAVTVYPPWVANIVPVPKKDGKVRMCVDYRDLNRASPKDDFPLPHIDVLVDNTAQFSVFSFMDGFSGYNQIKMAPEDMEKTTFITPWGTFCYKVMPFGLKNAGATYQRAMVTLFHDMIHKEIEVYVDDMIAKSHTEEEHLVHLKKLFERLRKFRLRLNPNKCTFGVRSGKLLGFIVSERGIEVDPAKVKAIQEMPEPRTEKQVRGFLGRLNYIARFISHLTATCEPIFKLLRKNQAIKWDDDCQKAFDKVKEYLQEPPILMPPVEGRPLIMYLTVLENSMGCVLGQHDESGRKEHAIYYLSKKFTDCESRYSLLEKTCCALAWAARRLRQYMLTHTTLLISKMDPIKYIFEKPALTGRIARWQMILTEYDIQYTTQKAIKSSVIADYLAHQPVDDYQSMYFEFPDEDIMCVAETSRSQDQEEGPEPGARWTLVFDGASNALGNGIGAVLTSPTGFHIPFTARICFDCTNNVAEYEACIYGIEAAVDLRIKNLAVYGDSALVISQINGDWETRHPNLIPYREHVVKLAQYFDEITFDHIPREENHLADALATLASMFKVKWDNEAPSIVIKRLDEPAFCGVIDNVPDEKPWFYDIKKFLETQEYPEGASLTDRKTLKRLSAKFFIAGGVLYKRNFDSVLLRCVDRHEAAKIMQEVHEGSFGTHASGHTMARKILRAGYYWSTLEHDCFNHVVVCYKCQVYADRVHVPPVPLNVLTSPWPFAMWGIDMIGEIKPTASNGHRFILVAIDYFTKWVEAASYANVSKQVVTRFIKHHIICRYGVPERIITDNGSNLNNKMMKELCKDFKITHHNSSPYRPKMNGAVEAANKNIKKIVQKMVVTYKDWHEMLPFALHGYRTSVRTSTGATPFSLVYGMEAILPVEVEIPSLRVLTDVKLSEADWVQTRFDQLNLIDEKRLAAICHGQAYQKKMKRAFDKKIRPRHFQVGDLVLKKILPIHNDPRGKWTPNYEGPYVVKKVFSGGAMILSTMDGEDFPLPVNADAVKKYFA; this is encoded by the exons ATGGATCAGTTAAGGGACGATCTTATCCAGATGAGAACTCAGGTTACTGCTCAAATGGCTCAGTTCATGGAAGTCATGCAAAACATGGCTGATCGCCAAGAAGAACTCAGAATCAGGATGGACACAGTTGCTCAGGTTGTTGCGGACCCCCCGCAAAGAAACCCGGCTGATATTCGTGTCAATGGTGAATCTGTGATCGGAGGACCTGGTGTAATTCCTCCTGCTGCTAATCAAGGTAATCCTTACGGGCCTCCCCAGCCCATTCCTGAAGGACAAGCCACACAACAAATCAGAAGAGCTGCTGCCATCCCCGTGTTGGAAGAAGATCGACATGAGGATCTATTTCCTGAAAGTGAGTTGGGATTTCCACATGATGCTGGAAGGTTGTTCAGAGgactggaggaaaggatgagggcCATGGAAGGCCAAGGACTCGGTATGGACATTAATGACTTGGGTTTGGTTCCTGGTGTCCGTGTGCCGCCAAAATTCAAAGTGCCAGATTTTGAAAAGTACAAGGGGAATACTTGTCCCAAGACCCATGTCCGAGCTTACTACCGCAAGATGCATGTCTATTCCGAGGATGAGGGGCTGttgatgcatttcttccaagatagcctaACTGGGGCATCTTTGGAATGGTATATGAGGCTGGAAAGAGCTAGTATTCGAAGCTGGAGAGACTTGGTTGATGCCTTCATAAAGCAGTATCAATATAATgttgacatggcacccaatcgcaCTCAATTGCAGAATCTATCTCAGAAAACTAATGAGTCCTTCAAAGAATACGCGCAGAAATGGCGCGAGTTGGCAGCTAGAGTTCAACCACCTATGTTGGAGAGAGAAATGATGGACCTGTTCACCAATACTTTGGAAGGTCAATACTATTCTGCTTGTTCTGCATCCTCGAGTTTCGCCGAGTTGGTCATGATCGGTGAGAGAATTGAAAGTGGTATCAAGGCTGGTAGAATTCAGAATCCGAGTGCCGCTAGTTCCTCCTCTGGGGTTGTTGGAAAGAAACCTTATAACGGGTTTGCCAAGAAAAGAGAAGGTGAGACGAGTGCTGCTTATTATGGTAAAGGCAAAAGCCAGGCTCATCAACAAGTGGCCGCCGTGACTATACCGAATGTTCCATTTCAGCAACATCAGCAACGAGGGTATACTCCGCGCCAGTATCAACCAAAGGCACCTGAGAGAACTTTTGACCCGATCCCGatgacatatgcacaagtattgcCATACCTCCTCGACTTGAAGTTGGTACAATTGAGAACTCTagcaactcctgctaagttgccTCCTAATTGGGATGCTAATGCAaggtgtgaattccactctggagcaCCCGGGCATAACATTGAAAACTGCAAAGCATTGAAGTATCAGGTTCAAAATCTCCTCGACTCCAAAGCCATCGAGTTCACTCCTACTCCAGGGCCTAATGTTGTTCAAAATCCCATGCCCCCTCATGGGTCTCATGCTGCAAACGCCCTCGATTGTGTTGAAGATACTCGTTTGGTTAAAGACGTGACTGAGTTAGGCTCTCTGTTGCCTTTACTGAAAGTAGAATTATTGAGAATGGGTCTATGTGCTGGTTGTGGAGAATTGTGTAATGATTGCATGGCCACTTCCTCAGTTTGTGACAAAGTGAAGAATGGTATTCAACAGTTGATAGATAGTGGGTATCTACAGTTTGAGCGCACACGACGACCCGAGGTATTTGAGAATGAAATTAATGTGGCGTCCATCCCCTACACTCCTGCTAAAATCCCAATTCCTGCTAGAGCACCTCCTTTGGTTATTACATCACCTGGTCCCGTTCCGTATACTAGTGAGAAAGCAATCCCATGGAATTATGGCGGAGAAGTTTTTTACCAAGGGGCCAAGTATGAGATTAAAGCACCggttgagaaagaagatgttgataATGTCGTTGGCATCGGAAGAATGACAAGAAGTGGTCGTATTTTCAATCCTCCCCAGAGTACTCGCGATGACAATACAGAAGCTCCAGCTCAAGCAAAAGGGAAAGGAGTGGTAGAAGATACGGTGGATCAGGGGCAAAGTTCTAACTCTGAAGATACTATGGccaaagagatggaagagttcctaaAGATCATCAAGAAGAGTGAGTATAAAGTGGTTGACCAGCTGAGTCAAACTCAATCTAAGATCTCGATCTTACAGTTGCTCTTATGCTCCGAGACGCATCGAAATGCTTTATTGAGACTCCTAGGCACTGCCTTTGTCCCTCCTGAGATCTCAGTAAATCAGCTTGAAGGGGTTGTGTCTAATATCAATGCTGGAAACGGATTGGGATTCACTGATGCAGATTTGCCTTCTGAAGGTAGAAAACATAATAGAGCTTTGCACATATCTGTGGAGTGCAAGGGGACTATATTATCTCGTGTTCTTGTTGATAATGGATCTTCTTTGAATGTGTTACCAAAGTCGTCTTTAATGAGGCTAGACTATTCTGGTGTTGAGATAAGACCGAGCGAATTAACTGTGAGAGCCTTTGATGGCTCAAAGAGGTCGGTGTTTGGGGAGGTTGATTTACCAGTGATGATAGGTCCTCAACTCTTCACTATTACTTTCTTTGTGATGGATATCCACCCGGCCTACAGTTGTCTCCTGGGGCGtccatggatccatgctgctggggccgtgACTTCCACATTGCATCAGAAACTCAAATTCGCCACTCAAGGGAAGATAGTCACAATATGTGGGGAGGAAGAGCATGTGGTAAGCCATCTTGCGTCTTTCAAATATATTGATGTGGAAGGGGAGGTCCACGAAACACCTTGTCAAGCGTTTGAGGCTGTCCAGACTATCAAGATCCCTTATGTTGAAAATAAGAAGTTAGGGGCCCCCATGTCTTCACTAAAGGAAGCTAAAGCTGTGGTTGAATCTGGTCATCCTGAAGGATGGGGCCGAGTCTTGGATCTACCAATCAAGCAGGATAAGGGTGGGATTGGATATCAGTTGGGTCAGAGTTCATCTAATGAGGCCTCCAAGAAGCCCGGAACCTTCATTCCGATCAAGTTCTCTAGTGCTGGCATCGTCAAGGATCATGTTTGCGCTGCTGATGATGATGTGgatagtgattatgacattgaagaatggatcaagccgtgtgtcccgggacagaagcttctcaactggtcatctgaagacatcatctcaattgctcttgatcaaaa ATCAACTTCTCCTCCAGATTCTGTTGGTAACGATCTTGCTATGCCTCGTTATGACTTTGACAATCCTGTCTACaccgctgaagaaggggatgaagaagattgtgaattgcctgatgagttggccagattgttgaaacaagaagagaaagtgatcgagccacatcaagagcctattgagacggtgaatcttggcaccgaagagatgagaagggaggttaaaataggggcttctttgaatgagggtgtgaaagaaaagttgatcggaatgttgaaagagtattctgatatcttcgcctggtcttacgaagatatgccGGGATTAGATACTGATATTGTTGTGCACAGGCTACCCCTTAAAGAAAATTCTCCGCCCGTCAAACAGAAACTCAGGAGAACACGTCCtgatatgtccaagaaaatccaagaagaggttcagaagcagtttgatgcaggttttcttgctgtaacagtttatccaccatgggtcgccaacattgtacctgtacctaagaaagatgggaaggtacgaatgtgtgtcgactatcgagatctgaatagggcaagcccgaaggatgatttcccgcttcctcacattgatgtattggtagataatactgctcagttctcagttttctccttcatggacggtttttctggttacaatcaaataaagatggcgcccgaagacatggaaaagacaacattcattacgccttggggcaccttttgttacaaggtcatgccgtttggattaaagaatgctggggcaacctatcaaagagccatggtgactttgtttcacgacatgattcataaagaaattgaggtctatgtggacgacatgattgcaaagtcccatACTGAAGAAGAACACCTGGTTCATctgaagaaattgtttgaaaggtTAAGAAAGTTCAGGTTAAGGTTGAATCCCAATAAGTGCACCTTCGGAGTGAGATCAGGAAAGTTGCTTGGTTTCATTGTAAGTGAAAGGGGTATCGAGGTCGATCCCGccaaggtaaaagctatacaagagatgcctgagccgagaaccgAGAAACAGGTTCGTGGATTCTTGGGAAGGTTAAATTATATtgcaaggttcatctcacacctTACCGCCACGTGTGAACCTATCTTCAAGTTATTGAGAAAGAACCAGGCAATAAAGTGGGATGACGATTGTCAAAAGGCATTTGACAAGGTTAAAGAGTATTTGCAAGAGCCTCCAATCCTCATGCCTCCAGTGGAAGGtagacctttgattatgtacctgacggtcctcgagaattcaatggggtgtgtgctgggtcagcatgacgagtccggtcgaaaagagcacgcaatttattaccttagcaaaaagtttaccgattgtgaatcaagatactcactactcgagaaaacttgctgtgctttggcatgggctgctcgccgactgagacagtatatgttgactcacaccactttattgatttcaaagatggacccaatcaaatatatatttgagaaaccGGCATTGACAGggaggattgcccgttggcaaatgatcttgacagaatatgacatccaatacactaCTCAGAAGGCCATTAAAAGTAGTGTGATTGCTGATTATCTTGCACATCAACCCGTGGACGATTACCAGTCTATgtactttgagtttcctgatgaagatataatgtgcgTGGCAGAAACTTCCAGAAGTCAAGATCAagaggaaggacctgaaccaggggcgcgatggacgctcgtgttcgatggtgcctctaatgcattgGGTAATGGTATAGGGGCTGTGCTTACTTCTCcaacaggttttcatattccatttacggccaggatttgttttgattgtactaATAATGTGGCTGAATACGAGGCTTGCATATATGGTATTGAGGCGGCCGTTGATTTGAGGATTAAAAATCTCgcagtttatggagattctgctttggtgattagtcagatcaacggagattgggaaacacgccaccccaacttgattccctatagagaacatgtggtgaaattggctcaatactttgatgagatcaccttCGATCACATCCCTCGAGAGGAAAATCACTTGGCTGATGCGTTGGCCACTttagcatccatgttcaaagtcaaatggGACAATGAAGCGCCGTCAATTGTGATCAAAAGGTTGGATGAACCTGCATTCTGTGGCGTCATTGATAATGTGCCTgatgagaaaccatggttttatgacattaagaAGTTCCTGGAAACCCAAGAGTATCCTGAGGGTGCTTCCCTCACAGATAGGAAAACTCTGAAGAGACTATCTGCCAAGTTCTTCATTGCTGGAGGTGTGTTGTACAAAAGGAACTTTGATTCtgtgttgctcagatgcgtggatagacacgaagcagcaaaGATCATGCAAGAGGTACACGAAGGATCCTTTGGTACACATGCAAGTGGGCACACCATGGCTAGGAAAatattgagagcaggttattattggtctaccttggaacatgattgtttcaaccatgtggtggtatgttacaaatgtcaagtgtatgcagatagggttcatgtacctccggttcctctgaatgtgttgacatctccttggccatttgctatgtggggcatcgatatgattggggaaattaagcccaccgcctctaatggacatcgtttcatccttgttgccattgattacttcaccaagtgggttgaagcggcctcttatgcaaatgtctccaagcaagtagtgactcgcttcatcaagcaccatataatttgtcgttatggggttcctgagagaattatcactgataatggatcCAACCTCAATAATAAGATGATGAAGGAACTGTGCAAGGACTTCAAGATCACGCATCATAACTCCTCCCCgtacaggccaaagatgaatggcgcagttgaggcggccaataaaaacatcaagaagattgtgcaaaagatggtggtcacttataaggactggcatgagatgttgccctttgctttacatggttatcgtacctcggtgcgcacttccacaggggcaactcctttctccttggtatatggcatggaagcgattcttccggttgaggttgagattccttcattaagggtatTAACAGATGTGAAGCTCAGTGAAGCTGATTGGGTCCAGACCAGATTTGATCAATTAAACCTTATTGATGAAAAGAGACTAGCAGCCATATGCCACGGGCAagcctatcaaaagaagatgaagagagccttcgacaagaagattcgacctcgacactttcaggttggtgaccttgtgctcaagaagatcctgcctattcacaacgatcctaggggaaagtggactccgaattacgaagggccttatgttgtaaagaaagtcttctcaggtggcgccatgatcctctcaactatggatggcgaggacttTCCACTTCCCGTGAACGCcgacgcagttaaaaaatacttcgcataa